The following nucleotide sequence is from Streptomyces leeuwenhoekii.
TCGTCGCCGACCCGGACGCGCCCGGGGTGGACTCGGACGCGACGAAGGTGGTCAACCTGGACACCCCGCTGCGGGCCGACGGCACCGACATCCGGCGGGTGGTCACCGTCTTCGAGAACCATCCGCCGGACCGGCTGGTCCTGGCCCACGAGACCGGCCACGTCTTCGACCTGCCCGACCTCTACCACCGGCCGGTCGACGGCAAGGGCGACTGGGACACCCATGTGGGCGACTGGGATCTGATGGGCAGTCAGTTCGGCCTGGCCCCGGATCTCTTCGGCTGGCACAAGTGGAAGCTGGGCTGGCTCCAGCCCCGGCAGGTGGTGTGCGTGGCCGGTCCGCGACCGGCCCGGCTGACGCTGGAGCCGCTGGGCGCGGGACCCGGCGTGCCGGTGGCGGGCGCCGCCGGGGTGCCGGCCTTCGGACTCGGTCGGGGCGTGAAGCTGGCGGTCGTCCGCACCGGCTTCGGCAGCGCGCTCGCCTTCGAGGTGCGCGGGCCGGTGGGCAGCGACACGGCGGCCTGCCGGGCGGGGGTGCTGGTGTACCGGGTGCGCAGCGGGGCCGAGTCCGGCCGCGGGCCGATCGAGGTGATCGACGCCCATCCGCGTACGGAGGCGTGCTGGGAGGACTCCGTCTATCCGCCGCTCGCGGACGCGCCCGTGGCGCTCGGCGAGAGCTTCACGGTGCCGGGGGAGAGGGTGCGGGTGGAGGTGGAGGGACGGACGGTGTCCGGCGCGTGGACGGTGCAGATCACCACCGGATGACCGCCGGGCCGGGGATCACCCCTGGACGCGCCCGGTGGCATGCGTCCGCCGGGGCACGCGAAAGGCCCCTCGCGTGTGCGAGGGGCCTTTCGGTGTCGTGCGCCGCCAGGGACTCGAACCCCGGACCCGCTGATTAAGAGTCAGCTGCTCTAACCAACTGAGCTAGCGGCGCCTGCTGACGTCGTAGACCTTAGCACCCTGGTCGTCGGGAGGAGAAATCGAGATCCGCACGGCCGCCCGGGCCGCCCGCACGGCCGCCCACAGCAGGACCTCGGGGCCCGGCAGCCAGGGATGACGGGTGTCCGGCGCGACGAGCCAGCGCGAGCCGGTACGGGCGGCGGCGCCGGCGTCGTACAGGGCCGGGACGGTCACCGCGTCCCCGGTGCCGTGGCACAGCAGCGGCGGGACCGCGTCCGTCCGGCCGCCGCCCCGGCCGCGCGCGCCCCACTCCTCCCACTCCAGCAGCGAGGGCAGCCGCTGGGCGGTGCCCGGCGCGGCGAACAGCAGCGTGCGGCCCCGGAACTCCGCCACCGGCCCCGAGCCGGGGCCCTCCTCCCACAGCCGGTCCAGCATCCGGCGCCCGAACACCGCGGGGGCGCTGACGACGTCGAAGGCGGAACCGCAGGGCAGTACCACGGGGGCGTCCGGCCGCTCCTCCCAGAGCGCGAGCGTGCTGCGCGGGTAGGTGCCCGCCGAGGCCAGCCAGGCGGCGCCGTCCGTGGTGACGTCCGAGATGTGCGGAGTGCTGCTCATGACTCCCAGGTCTACCGCCCGTGAGCGCACCGCTCCACACAGTTGCCGGAATTCGGGACAGGGCCCCCAGGGGTGGGGTAGCCTGCCCGCTTGGCATATGCCTGGTCGCCGGGAAGCGACGGGCCGAAACGGCCGGGACGCATGGGACGGCGGGGACGGTCCGGACGGCGGGAACGCCTGGTCACACCGGGTCGGCGTGGCCCGGGCCCTCGCCGCCGCGCAGCAGGTCCCGCCCGAACTCGACCATCTTCTTGGCATAGTCCTCGGTCCAGTCGGCCCGCTCGGCGATGTCCGCCGTGGTCAGCCGGTCGAACCGCCGTGGGTCGGCGAGCTGCGCCGCCGCGATCGCCTGGAATTCCACCGCCCGGTCCGCCGCCGCGCGGAACGCCTGCGTCAGCTCGGTCGCCCGGGCCAGCAGCGCCCGGGGGTCGTCCATCGACTCCAGATCGAAGAAGTGCTCCGGGTCGGCGGCCGCCTCCGCGGGCTCGAAGAGCAGGGGCGCGGGGCGTAGCCGCGGTTCGTTGCGACGCGGCGTGGGCTCCGCCATGTCTTCTCCTCCTCGTAGGGCGTGGATGACCCGCTCGGTAGGGGGCCACCGTCCATTGTCCCGCGCCCGGGCGACGGGACCGTGGTGGTGCGGTTGCGTCCCCATGGCGCGCGAGGGCTCACGGCGGGGCGGACGGCCCGGTGTCCCGGGGGCTGTGCGGGCCGTCCGGCGCGGCGCGCGGGGGCGCGGCGCGGCGGTCACGGCCGCCAGGACACCCGGTGCCGCGCCAGGTGCGCCAGCACCGCGTGGTTGGCCTCCCAGCCGTCCGGGAACTTCACGGCCGTGCCGAGCTGCACCGGCTCCGTGGAGGGGTAGTCGTCCAGCAGTTCGCCCACTCCGGCCCGGCACACCACGATGCACGCGTGCCGGTGCCGGGAGGCCAGCACGCACAGGCGGCCGGTCTCCAGGTGGAAGGCGGTGGCGTCGGGACGGCCGGACAGCGGGTGCAGGACCACCGTGACGTCGTACTCGCGGCCCTGGAGCCGGTTGGCCGTGTCGACGGTGACGCCGCTCACCCCCAGCTCCGCCAGCGCGGCCCGCACCGCCGCCGCCTGGTCCCGGTGCGCGGTGCCGACGGCGACACGGCCGGCGGTCAGGGGTGCCGGTTCGGCCGAGCGTTCGGAGGTCGCCGCGCCGTCCCGGTCCAGGAGCCGCCGGACCACCGCCGCCACCGCCCGCACCGCCTCCGGGTCGGTCCGCGGGGTGTGCCGCGGGGGCAGCTCCAGCAGGCCCCAGCCGGAGGCGGCGGCCTCGTCGATCACCCGGTCCGGGCCGGAGCCGTCGGAGGGGACGGCGAAGGCCAGGCGCCGGTCGCCGTGGCCGGTGCCGCTGCGGAACGGCGTGTACGGGTAGAAGGCGTCCGACACCAGCGGCGCCGCGGACGCCGGGAGCCGCCAGGACACCGGCAGCCGGTGCTGGGGCAGGCCCGGGTTGTGCGCGAGGAGGGTGGTGACGGCGGAGGCCGACGGGTCGTAGGAGAGGCCGGCCCACTGCTCACCGCCCACGATCGAGAACGGGTCGAGCTGGCCCGGGTCGCCCACGAACAGCGCCCGTTCGAACAGCCCGGCCACGGCGAGCAGCGCGTCCGAACGCATCTGGTACGCCTCGTCGACGATCGCGTGCCGCCACGGCTCGTCGGTCTTCACATGGGCCCACTTGGCGGCCGTGGACAGCACCACGGGCAGCCCGGCGAGATCGGCCGCCTTCGCCGACGTCCGCACCTGGGGAAGGCCGTCCAGCGCCTTGTCGTAGGCTTCGGCGTCGCTGCTGTGCAGCCGGCCCACCGGCAGCTCGGGGTTCTTCTCGGCGAGCCGCAGCACCAGATCGTCGACCTGCGCGTTGGTCTGCGCCACCACCATCAGCGGCCGCCCGGCCTCGGCCAGCTCCAGCGCCGCCCGCACCACCAGCGTGGACTTGCCCGCGCCGGGCGGGGAGTCGACGACGACGCCGCGCTCGGCGCCGTGCAGGGTGTCGCGCAGGATCGCCTCCGTGGCACGGGCGGCCTCCGCGCCCGGGTCGAAGCCGGCGCCGGGGGCGGATGTACGCGGGCCGGCGGCGGCCTCGGCGGTGGTCACAGGACGTCCTCCTCGGTCACGGGATCGGCGGTTTCGGGCGCGGCCCGCTCACCGGGCGGCCCGCCGTGCGTCCACGGGGTCCGCTCCGGATCGGGCAGTTTCGCGCCGCCCCGCTGCTCGTGCTCGAACAGCGTGAAGCAGACCCGGTCGCCCTTCTCGGGCACGCTCCCGGCCGCCGGTTCCTTGCCGCGGCCCATCTTGTCGAGGATCCGCAGGACCACGTGGGCGCCGTCCGGTCCGTCCGCGTCGCCGTCCTCGTGCCCCGCGAACCCCGCGAACCCCGCGAACCCGACGAACTCGGCCGTCTGGGGTCTGCCGTCCAGCGACCGGTACACCTTCGCCCGCTCGCCCAGGTGCGGCCGGTCGTCCGTGCGCACCGTGACCAGCGGGCGCGGGCTGGGCCGCTTTCCCTCGCTGTAGGCCATGACCACGTCGACGACCTCCCCGGCGAACGCTTCCCCGGCCAGCCGGCGCCCGGCCATCACCAGCGGGTCGTCGAGCGCCTCCTGCGCCTCCAGCCGGGCCTGTTCGCGCTCGCGCGTGGCCAGCTTGTTCGCCGCGGTGACCGCGTCGTCGCGGCGCGGCTGCGGCGGCTCGCCGGCCAGGACGCGGTCCCGGTGCCCGGTGAACGACCAGCGGTCGCGGGTCCACCGCTCCTCGACCCGCGCCCCGGGCGGCAGGGCGCGCAGCAGGTCCAGGCCCCGCCACACCGCCTCCCAGGTGGGGCGCGTGCGGCTGTCGACCAGGGCGCGGATCTCCCGTTCGGCGGCGGTGAGGGCGCCGAGCCGCCCGTCCGCCTCCAGGCCGTCCTCGGCGGCGGCCAGCGCCGCACGGGCCCGGTCGTAGCGCTCGATGGCGGGGGCCAGCAGCCTGTTGTCGAACGCCGGGTCGGTGGCCGGGCCCGCGGGCGGGCACAGCAACTGGCCGGAGGAGTCCCGCGCGAGCTCGGCGCGCTCCGCCGCCTCGGCGCCGGACATCCCCTCGGGCGGGTCGATCCAGGCCAGCAGCGCCCCCAGGTGCTGGTCCTCCAGCGTGGACTGCCCGGTCGCCCAGTGCCGGCCCAGCAGGTCCGTCATGGCCAGCAGCAGCGAGGAGCCGGGCACCCGGGCCCGCTCCCCGTAGTGGGTCAGCCACCGCCCGAGCAGCGGAACCCTCGGCGGCGCCGGGTACGGAGCCTCGGGGTCCTGCTCCGCCGTCCGCCGGAAACGCATGGAGCGGCCCAGCAGCCGTACGAAGTCGATGCCCGCGCGGCTCGGCACGACGAGCTGGGCCGCGTCCGCGCACAGGTCGACCTCCACCGTGACCCGCTTGCCGGTCTCGGGGTCGGTCTCGGCGCGCTCGGCGCTCTCCACGACGTCCGCGCAGGACTCGATGTGCGGCAGCACGATGTCCGCCAGCTCGGCCAGGAACGCGGACCTGAGGTCGCGGTCGCGCGGCTGCGGGACGACCAGCAGACGGGGGGCGTCCCGGTCGGTGCCGACCAGCGCGCCGAGCGGGGCGCCGGCCTCACCGGCGGTGGTCAGCGGCACGAAGACCAGCGGCCGGTCGGACAGGTGCCGGTGCCGGACGGTGGCGGCGGGCCGGGCCCGGCCGGTGCGCACCGCCTCCAGCCGGGCGAGGGTGGTGATCAGCGACACGCGGGCACCTCCGGCCCGGCGGGAGGGACCGGGGGGGAGGCCGCGCGGGCGGCGTCCAGGGCCTCCGCCCGCAGGACCGCCGCGCGGCGCAGCGCCGCCACCGCCGGGTCGTCCGGGTCCCCGGCCTCCCCGTGGGCGGCGGCCAGGACGTCCTCGACCGAGGACAGCCCGCCCAGCTCGGCGCGGACCGGGCGGCCGAGGGCGGTCACGGCGCCGGCCTCGCGGGCGCGCGCCCGGCAGTGGAAGGCGAGGTCGCAGGTGGACAGGCACTCGGGCGCGTACGACGCCGGGACCGAGTCGACCGCGGCGGCCAGCTCCTCGGCGGGGAGCTCGGGGGAGAAGCAGGTGCCCTCGGGGAGCGTGCCGGCGATCTCCTCCACGCGGGTGAGACGGCTGAGCTGCCGGGCGGTCACCGCGCGCTGCCTGCGGATGTCGACGGCGGAGGCGGTGGGCAGGTTGGAGAAGTCCTTGGGGCACACCAGCAGCACCCGGTGGTGCACGCGCGGGGGCGTGCCGTCCCCGGCGAGGCGGGCCGCCACCTCCTCCAGCGCCAGCACGTACACCGCCGCCTGCCGCGCCGCGGCGCCGACCTTGGCCGGGTCCGCGGAGCCGTCCAGCATCGGGAAGGACTTGATCTCGACGACCGTCCAGCCGCCGTCGGGGTGCACCACCACCGCGTCCGGCTCCAGGAAGGCGGGGGAGCCGGCGACGTCCAGCGCCAGCATCGGGTGGTCCAGCAGCGTCCACGCGCCGGCCCCGGCCGCCTCGCGCAGCGCCAGCGCCGTACGGGCCACGCGGCCCTGCGGGCCGGTCGCGGACAGGTCGGGCACCTCGGCCCCGGCGGGCGGCTCGGCGCCCGGGTCCAGCCTCTCGTGCACCAGCCGCAGCAGCTCCGCGCCGCCGTCCGCCTTGACCCGCGCCTCGAACGCGTTGCCCCGCATGAACGCGAACTGCGACTGGCCGAAGGCCGGCGGTGAGCCCAGGGCGCCCGCCAGCGCAGCCTTGTCCACCCCGGCGCCGTCGAGGATCGCGCGCCGTCTGCATCCGGGGTTGGCGGCGAGGGCGGCCAGGGCGCGCGCGTCCAGCGCCTTGGGCGGTACGCCGGGACCGCGCAGCTCAGCGAGGGTTGCCCAGGCTTTCGACTTCGCCGGTGCGGGCGCGGTCCCCGGCCGGAGCGCCGCCCCCCGTGCCCGCGGGAGGGACGCCGGGCTCGGCTGCCGCCGGGAACCGCTGCTCGCGCTGCCGTGGAATTCGCTCACCCGCCGAAGTCTGGCATCCGCCACTGACAATCGGGGAGCCCGTGCCCTGGGAGACACCCGTGCCGGGGGTGACCGCCGGGTCCCGGCCGCTCCCCGCGGCGCCGGTGCGCTGCGCGGCGGCCCGGCCGGCCGCCGTCTCCGGGACGCGGCCCGTGCCCGTCCCCGGCGCGACGAGTGCCGCGACCGGAGCGAACCGGGCGGCGCACCACGCCCGGACGTGGTCCGCGCACCGCATCACCCGCGGCGCCAGCACCAGCCCGAGAGCCATCACGGCCGCGCCCGCCACCGCGTCCAGCAGATAGTGGTTGGCCGTGCCCATGACCACCACGGTGGTGACCAGCGGATAGACCACACCGGCCGCCTTCGCCGCGCGCGTCCCCCCGTACCGCCACAGCAGCACCCCGCACCACAGCGCCCAGCCCACGTGCAGGCTCGGCATCGCCGCGTACTGGTTGGTCATGCCGCCCAGCCCGCGCGGGGCGCTCGCCTCGCCGCCCCACCAGCCGTACGCGCTGTAGTGGGCCATCGTGTCGACGAAGCCGTGGCCGGCGCCGAGCAGCCGGGGCGGGCAGGTCGGCAGCAGGGTGAAGCCGATCAGCCCGATGAAGGTGGACGTCATCAGCCAGGTGCGGGCGGCGCGGTAGTGCACCGTGCGCGACCGGAAGATCCACACGAGGACCGCGGGGGTGACCAGGTAGTGCAGCGACGCGTACCAGAAGTCGGCCGGCACCCCGAGCCAGGGCTCGCGGGTGAACAGGCGGTTGAGCGGGTGCTCCGCGTTCAGGTGCAGCGCCTTCTCGATGCGCAGGATCGCCAGGCCGTGGTCGACGGCGTCGGCGACGTCGCCGCGCACCAGGAGCCGCCCCGCCGAGTAGCAGGCGTACACCAGGACGATCAGCGGCAGCTCGGTCCACCAGCGCGGCCGGACGGCAGGGGCCGCCTCGGTGCCCGGTGTCTCGGTGTGCGGCATCCGATCGCCCTCCCCCTTCTCGCGCGCCCGGCAGACCGGTCGTGTCACTCTACGGTGTTACGTGCGCCCCTTTCCGGGAGCGCCCCCGGACCGGATAGACGCGGAGATCGCCCGCCGGGTTGCCCTTGCACGGCGTGCGCGATGATGGAAGGGTTCGGCCCGAAATTCACCCGGAAAGGTCCCCCATGGCACCGCGCATCCTGCTGGCCCGGCACGGACAGACCGAGTGGTCGCTGTCCGGCAGACACACCGGCAGGACCGATGTGCCGCTCCTGGAGGAGGGCCGTCGCGGCGCCAAGCTGCTGGGCGAGCGCCTGCACCGGGCGCCCCTGGACGGCCTGCCGGACGTCGAGATCCGCACCAGCCCGCTCTCCCGCGCGCGCGAGACGTGCGAACTGGCCGGATTCGGCGACCGCGCGCAGCCCTGGGACACGCTCATGGAGTGGGACTACGGGGCGTACGAGGGCATGACCCCGGCGCAGATCCAGGCCGTCCGCCCCGG
It contains:
- a CDS encoding histidine phosphatase family protein, producing MAPRILLARHGQTEWSLSGRHTGRTDVPLLEEGRRGAKLLGERLHRAPLDGLPDVEIRTSPLSRARETCELAGFGDRAQPWDTLMEWDYGAYEGMTPAQIQAVRPGWLIWRDGVPEGETLADVTARADEVVAWARERDRDVLVFAHGHILRSIGARWLGLPLDFAARIRLNPTSLSVLGWAYGEPAIESWNDLGHLAGE
- a CDS encoding AAA family ATPase, giving the protein MTTAEAAAGPRTSAPGAGFDPGAEAARATEAILRDTLHGAERGVVVDSPPGAGKSTLVVRAALELAEAGRPLMVVAQTNAQVDDLVLRLAEKNPELPVGRLHSSDAEAYDKALDGLPQVRTSAKAADLAGLPVVLSTAAKWAHVKTDEPWRHAIVDEAYQMRSDALLAVAGLFERALFVGDPGQLDPFSIVGGEQWAGLSYDPSASAVTTLLAHNPGLPQHRLPVSWRLPASAAPLVSDAFYPYTPFRSGTGHGDRRLAFAVPSDGSGPDRVIDEAAASGWGLLELPPRHTPRTDPEAVRAVAAVVRRLLDRDGAATSERSAEPAPLTAGRVAVGTAHRDQAAAVRAALAELGVSGVTVDTANRLQGREYDVTVVLHPLSGRPDATAFHLETGRLCVLASRHRHACIVVCRAGVGELLDDYPSTEPVQLGTAVKFPDGWEANHAVLAHLARHRVSWRP
- a CDS encoding bifunctional DNA primase/polymerase: MSSTPHISDVTTDGAAWLASAGTYPRSTLALWEERPDAPVVLPCGSAFDVVSAPAVFGRRMLDRLWEEGPGSGPVAEFRGRTLLFAAPGTAQRLPSLLEWEEWGARGRGGGRTDAVPPLLCHGTGDAVTVPALYDAGAAARTGSRWLVAPDTRHPWLPGPEVLLWAAVRAARAAVRISISPPDDQGAKVYDVSRRR
- a CDS encoding M6 family metalloprotease domain-containing protein translates to MPRPFPLRRLPHGALAGLRAGRRRAGTRPRLRRAAAMCTTMAALAATSLVTAPSIAEPFSPAPCALERTTAHHSEGLDTWNAAYPRPVRRLDAVMVFLSFPDSQPLASPRELAADHFPATTRFFQRASYGTFTLRPHPVRHWIGMPRPSTAYVIQRDWHAEHRTAYLRDALAAADAHVDFSRYDIVYFVADPDAPGVDSDATKVVNLDTPLRADGTDIRRVVTVFENHPPDRLVLAHETGHVFDLPDLYHRPVDGKGDWDTHVGDWDLMGSQFGLAPDLFGWHKWKLGWLQPRQVVCVAGPRPARLTLEPLGAGPGVPVAGAAGVPAFGLGRGVKLAVVRTGFGSALAFEVRGPVGSDTAACRAGVLVYRVRSGAESGRGPIEVIDAHPRTEACWEDSVYPPLADAPVALGESFTVPGERVRVEVEGRTVSGAWTVQITTG
- a CDS encoding phosphatase PAP2 family protein, which produces MPHTETPGTEAAPAVRPRWWTELPLIVLVYACYSAGRLLVRGDVADAVDHGLAILRIEKALHLNAEHPLNRLFTREPWLGVPADFWYASLHYLVTPAVLVWIFRSRTVHYRAARTWLMTSTFIGLIGFTLLPTCPPRLLGAGHGFVDTMAHYSAYGWWGGEASAPRGLGGMTNQYAAMPSLHVGWALWCGVLLWRYGGTRAAKAAGVVYPLVTTVVVMGTANHYLLDAVAGAAVMALGLVLAPRVMRCADHVRAWCAARFAPVAALVAPGTGTGRVPETAAGRAAAQRTGAAGSGRDPAVTPGTGVSQGTGSPIVSGGCQTSAGERIPRQREQRFPAAAEPGVPPAGTGGGAPAGDRARTGEVESLGNPR